The Skermanella rosea sequence GCCAGCAGGTAGAAACCCACGAGAAGTGCTATGCCGAGCAGGAACAGCGGGAACATCGGGGCTTCGCGTCCCTACCTGTTGCCGACCTGGTGGGACAGCAGGCGCACCATCTCCCCCTTGCCCCGGCTGTAGTCGGCCAACGCCGGCCGCCCGCCGGCGGCGAAGACCGCGACGGCGCTGAGCAGCTCCTTCAACTGCTGGGCGCTGGAGGCGTCGAACGGGCAATAGGCGCCGCCGCTCAGCCGGGCGATCTGCTCGAAGGCGCGCCGGGCGATCGGTTCGCCCCCCTCGTGGAACATGAACACCGGAACGCCCAGCAGCCCCAACTCGCCGGCATGGTGGCAGAGCTTGTCGACGTCCTCCTCCATGCAGTCGCCGACGAACACGACGGCGTCCACCTTCTCGCGCCGGCTCTCCTTCAGGGCGTGGTTCAGCACGCGATCGATCTGGGTCTGGCCGCCCAGGCAGGTGACCGACGTCATCCGCTTCAGCAGGTCCTTGGCGTTGCCGACCCACGGGCTCGCCTGGCACTGGCGGAAGCCGCGATAGAAGACG is a genomic window containing:
- a CDS encoding vWA domain-containing protein → MADDDKTLPTTKSTQSDVDAFLRKVAATPNLKQSGRRGRLMFAMDATASRQPSWDRACQIQAEMFEATAALGGLDVQLVFYRGFRQCQASPWVGNAKDLLKRMTSVTCLGGQTQIDRVLNHALKESRREKVDAVVFVGDCMEEDVDKLCHHAGELGLLGVPVFMFHEGGEPIARRAFEQIARLSGGAYCPFDASSAQQLKELLSAVAVFAAGGRPALADYSRGKGEMVRLLSHQVGNR